The Prosthecobacter dejongeii genome window below encodes:
- a CDS encoding ThuA domain-containing protein: protein MKALLLPLLALGVVAAFTLAADPASSPPLKVLMVTGGCCHDYENQKMILAEGLSARANVEFTVVHEEGPEGKKDKMHKISIYEKEDWAKGYDVVLHNECFGGVTDVEFVNRIAKAHHDGVPAVMLHCSTHSYRAAQTDEWRKCLGQTSMSHEKNRDLLVKNVAPEHPVMKGFPSEWLDKKDELYKNDKLWENFVPLAKAFGEDTQKDHFLVWVNSYGKSKVFGTTMGHNNETMSDPVFLDLVARGLLWSCGKLSEDGKPVAGYEAKQK from the coding sequence ATGAAAGCACTCCTTCTCCCGCTCCTCGCGCTCGGCGTCGTCGCTGCGTTTACCCTAGCTGCAGATCCTGCCTCCTCGCCCCCCCTGAAGGTGCTGATGGTCACCGGCGGCTGCTGTCACGACTACGAAAACCAAAAGATGATCCTCGCCGAAGGCCTCAGCGCTCGCGCGAATGTCGAATTCACCGTCGTCCATGAAGAAGGCCCCGAAGGTAAAAAGGACAAGATGCACAAGATCAGCATCTACGAGAAAGAAGACTGGGCGAAAGGCTACGATGTGGTCTTGCACAACGAATGCTTCGGCGGCGTGACCGACGTAGAATTTGTCAACCGCATCGCGAAAGCCCACCACGACGGTGTGCCAGCCGTGATGCTGCATTGCTCCACCCACAGCTACCGCGCTGCCCAGACCGACGAATGGCGCAAGTGCCTGGGCCAGACTTCCATGAGCCATGAGAAGAATCGCGATCTGCTGGTCAAGAACGTCGCTCCTGAGCACCCCGTCATGAAAGGCTTCCCGAGTGAATGGCTCGATAAAAAAGACGAGCTCTACAAGAACGACAAACTTTGGGAAAACTTCGTCCCACTTGCTAAAGCCTTTGGCGAAGATACCCAAAAAGACCACTTCCTGGTGTGGGTCAACAGTTACGGTAAATCTAAAGTCTTTGGCACCACCATGGGCCACAACAATGAAACGATGAGTGACCCCGTCTTTCTTGATCTCGTCGCCCGTGGCCTCCTTTGGTCCTGCGGCAAGCTCAGTGAAGACGGCAAGCCTGTGGCAGGTTACGAAGCGAAACAGAAGTAA
- a CDS encoding 3D domain-containing protein: MCAQSLAGEVKLPATTPAGTTGQILPGIRTTAYTHSEGDHIKYGARTAAGTSLKYGQLRSAAADWSVYPVGTVFQIEGDNALYIVDDYGSALVGTRTIDLYKPSATSMRSWGVRKVSIRILKWGSYAKSLAILKPRQSKASHVREMVSRLVSRPA; encoded by the coding sequence ATGTGCGCTCAATCCCTCGCGGGAGAAGTCAAGCTTCCAGCCACAACGCCAGCAGGCACAACAGGGCAGATCCTTCCAGGTATCCGCACCACCGCCTACACGCACAGTGAGGGGGACCATATCAAATACGGCGCTCGCACAGCGGCTGGCACGAGCCTTAAATATGGGCAATTGCGCAGTGCCGCAGCAGATTGGTCCGTTTACCCCGTAGGCACGGTCTTTCAGATCGAGGGTGATAATGCGCTCTACATCGTGGATGATTACGGTTCTGCCTTGGTGGGAACTCGCACGATCGATCTGTACAAGCCAAGCGCTACTTCGATGCGTTCTTGGGGCGTGCGGAAAGTGAGCATTCGTATCCTCAAGTGGGGCTCTTATGCTAAGAGTTTAGCCATCTTAAAGCCACGCCAATCCAAAGCCTCTCATGTGCGTGAGATGGTCTCTCGTCTGGTATCTCGTCCAGCCTAA
- a CDS encoding M20 family metallopeptidase produces the protein MKAVRPANVIELCQALVRIPSVNPDGDPGCPVEQTGEAACAKYVAEFLTDSGAEAVLEEVESGRPNVIGRFPSNPSQDGKPKPRIVFAPHTDTVSVGGMTVPPFGGEVREGRLWGRGASDTKGPMAAMLWALHEMREEIPDLPVEVHFAGFMSEESAQLGSQHFAKTHGPYDFAIIGEPTSLKTVHKHKGCLWADIHTTGVAVHGSIPEQGVNAIVKMASLIQALDTDFRQKLKDIGGEDRWLGHSTISLGMIRGGTRSNIVADHCVLRVDMRTTPGLSRAGGALKILTEFVADHDATARVAALPETFPLDTNEQNPFVQRLVDCGAEVTGAPWFCDAAFLAAAGTPSVAIGPGSIVQAHTKDEFIATADLESGADFFVKFLKSWA, from the coding sequence ATGAAAGCCGTACGACCTGCAAACGTGATCGAACTGTGTCAGGCCCTGGTCCGCATCCCTTCCGTGAATCCAGACGGGGACCCAGGCTGTCCGGTGGAGCAGACCGGGGAGGCTGCCTGTGCAAAATACGTGGCGGAATTCCTCACGGACAGTGGTGCAGAGGCAGTGCTGGAGGAAGTGGAATCTGGACGGCCGAATGTGATCGGGCGCTTTCCTTCGAATCCTTCGCAGGACGGGAAGCCTAAACCGCGCATTGTTTTTGCTCCACATACGGACACCGTCAGCGTGGGCGGCATGACTGTGCCCCCATTTGGCGGAGAGGTGCGTGAAGGCCGCCTGTGGGGACGTGGGGCGAGTGATACCAAGGGCCCGATGGCGGCGATGCTCTGGGCCCTGCATGAAATGCGTGAGGAGATCCCAGATCTGCCCGTGGAAGTTCATTTCGCGGGCTTCATGTCGGAAGAATCCGCTCAGTTGGGTTCTCAGCACTTTGCCAAGACGCATGGCCCGTATGATTTTGCAATCATTGGTGAGCCCACCAGTTTAAAGACGGTCCATAAACACAAAGGCTGTCTGTGGGCGGACATTCACACCACGGGTGTGGCTGTGCACGGCTCCATCCCTGAACAGGGTGTCAATGCCATCGTGAAAATGGCCTCTTTGATACAGGCGCTGGATACAGACTTTCGCCAAAAGCTAAAGGATATAGGGGGGGAAGATCGCTGGTTGGGGCATAGCACGATCAGCCTGGGAATGATTCGTGGCGGCACGAGGTCTAATATCGTCGCAGACCACTGCGTGCTGCGGGTGGATATGCGCACCACGCCTGGGCTCTCGCGTGCAGGCGGCGCGTTGAAGATATTAACGGAGTTTGTCGCAGATCATGATGCTACGGCTCGGGTAGCGGCGCTCCCGGAAACTTTTCCGCTGGATACCAATGAGCAAAATCCCTTTGTGCAGCGTCTGGTGGACTGCGGAGCGGAGGTGACTGGGGCACCTTGGTTCTGTGATGCCGCCTTTTTAGCGGCTGCGGGGACGCCTTCTGTGGCTATCGGTCCGGGGAGCATCGTTCAAGCACATACGAAGGATGAATTCATCGCGACGGCAGATCTGGAATCTGGGGCTGACTTCTTTGTGAAATTTTTGAAGAGCTGGGCCTAA